From the Rhinolophus sinicus isolate RSC01 linkage group LG02, ASM3656204v1, whole genome shotgun sequence genome, one window contains:
- the THAP6 gene encoding THAP domain-containing protein 6 isoform X1 — MVKCCSAIGCASRCLPNSKLKGLTFHVFPTDENIKRKWVLAMKRLDVNSSGIWEPKKGDVLCSRHFKKTDFDKSAPNIKLKPGVIPSIFDSPSHLQGKSEKLHCRKNFTLNSLPVTNHNHQTGGASSRTEEFQSQFIFEHSYSVMDSPKKLKHKLDHVISELEDTKKSLQNVLDREKRFQKSLRKTIRELKDECLISQETANRLEAFCWEYCQESIE; from the exons ATGGTGAAATGTTGCTCGGCCATTGGATGTGCTTCTCGCTGTTTGCCAAATTCCAAGTTAAAAGGACTGACATTTCACGT ATTCCCCACAGatgaaaacatcaaaagaaaatggGTATTAGCAATGAAAAGACTTGATGTGAATTCTTCAGGCATTTGGGAGCCTAAGAAAGGAGATGTGTTGTGTTCAAGGCACTTTAAGAAGACAGATTTTGACAAAAGTGCTCCAAATATTAAACTGAAACCTGGAGTCATACCTTCTATCTTTGATTCCCCATCTCATTTACAG GGGAAAAGTGAAAAGCTTCATTGTAGGAAAAACTTCACCCTCAACTCCCTTCCAGTCACAAACCACAATCACCAAACTGGTGGTGCTTCCTCGCGTACTGAAGAATTTCAATCCCAGTTCATTTTT GAACATAGCTACAGTGTAATGGACAGCCCAAAGAAACTTAAGCATAAATTAGATCATGTGATCAGCGAGCTAGAAGATACCAAGAAAAGTCTGCAGAATGTTTTAGACCGAGAAAAACGTTTCCAAAAATCATTGAGGAAGACAATCAGGGAATTAAAGGATGAATGCCTCATCAGCCAAGAAACAGCAAATAGACTGGAAGCTTTCTGTTGGGAGTATTGTCAAGAGAGCATAGAGTGA
- the THAP6 gene encoding THAP domain-containing protein 6 isoform X2, which translates to MKRLDVNSSGIWEPKKGDVLCSRHFKKTDFDKSAPNIKLKPGVIPSIFDSPSHLQGKSEKLHCRKNFTLNSLPVTNHNHQTGGASSRTEEFQSQFIFEHSYSVMDSPKKLKHKLDHVISELEDTKKSLQNVLDREKRFQKSLRKTIRELKDECLISQETANRLEAFCWEYCQESIE; encoded by the exons ATGAAAAGACTTGATGTGAATTCTTCAGGCATTTGGGAGCCTAAGAAAGGAGATGTGTTGTGTTCAAGGCACTTTAAGAAGACAGATTTTGACAAAAGTGCTCCAAATATTAAACTGAAACCTGGAGTCATACCTTCTATCTTTGATTCCCCATCTCATTTACAG GGGAAAAGTGAAAAGCTTCATTGTAGGAAAAACTTCACCCTCAACTCCCTTCCAGTCACAAACCACAATCACCAAACTGGTGGTGCTTCCTCGCGTACTGAAGAATTTCAATCCCAGTTCATTTTT GAACATAGCTACAGTGTAATGGACAGCCCAAAGAAACTTAAGCATAAATTAGATCATGTGATCAGCGAGCTAGAAGATACCAAGAAAAGTCTGCAGAATGTTTTAGACCGAGAAAAACGTTTCCAAAAATCATTGAGGAAGACAATCAGGGAATTAAAGGATGAATGCCTCATCAGCCAAGAAACAGCAAATAGACTGGAAGCTTTCTGTTGGGAGTATTGTCAAGAGAGCATAGAGTGA
- the RCHY1 gene encoding RING finger and CHY zinc finger domain-containing protein 1 isoform X1, which yields MAALVREDGARGQKKGRRGCEHYDRGCLLKAPCCDKLYTCRLCHDNKEDHQLDRFKVKEVQCINCEKIQHAQQTCEECSTLFGEYYCSICHLFDKDKKQYHCENCGICRIGPKEDFFHCLKCNLCLAMNLQGKHKCIENVSRQNCPICLEDIHTSRVVAHVLPCGHLLHRTCYEEMLKEGYRCPLCMHSALDMSRYWRQLDDEVAQTPMPSEYQNMTVDILCNDCNGRSTVQFHILGMKCNICESYNTAQAGGCRISLDQQRPA from the exons ATGGCGGCTTTGGTGCGGGAAGATGGCGCCCGAGGCCAAAAGAAAGGGCGGCGGGGCTGCGAGCATTATGACAGAGGATGTCTCCTGAAG GCACCTTGCTGTGACAAGCTTTATACTTGTCGGTTGTGTCATGATAACAAGGAAGATCATCAGCTAGATCGCTTTAAAGTAAAGGAAGTGCAGTGCATAAACTGTGAAAAGATTCAACAT gCCCAACAGACTTGTGAGGAATGTAGCACATTATTTGGAGAATATTATTGCAGTATATGCCATCTGTTTGACAAAGACAAGAAGCAATATCATTGTGAAAATTGTGGAATTTGTAG gATTGGTCCAAAGGAAGATTTTTTCCACTGTTTAAAATGTAACTTATGCCTAGCTATGAATCTCCAAGGAAAGCACAAG TGTATTGAAAATGTTTCCCGGCAGAATTGTCCAATTTGTTTGGAG gACATTCACACATCTCGTGTTGTTGCTCATGTCTTGCCATGTGGGCATCTTTTACATAG aacatGTTACgaagaaatgttgaaaga AGGCTACAGATGTCCATTGTGTATGCACTCTGCTTTAGACATGAGTAGGTACTGGAGGCAGCTGGACGACGAGGTGGCCCAGACTCCTATGCCATCCGAATATCAGAACATGACTGTGGAT ATTCTCTGCAATGATTGCAATGGAAGATCTACAGTCCAGTTCCATATATTAGGCATGAAATGTAATATTTGTGAATCCTACAATACTGCTCAAGCTGGAGGTTGTAGAATTTCACTAGATCAGCAAAGACCAGCCTAA
- the RCHY1 gene encoding RING finger and CHY zinc finger domain-containing protein 1 isoform X2: MNLQGKHKCIENVSRQNCPICLEDIHTSRVVAHVLPCGHLLHRTCYEEMLKEGYRCPLCMHSALDMSRYWRQLDDEVAQTPMPSEYQNMTVDILCNDCNGRSTVQFHILGMKCNICESYNTAQAGGCRISLDQQRPA; encoded by the exons ATGAATCTCCAAGGAAAGCACAAG TGTATTGAAAATGTTTCCCGGCAGAATTGTCCAATTTGTTTGGAG gACATTCACACATCTCGTGTTGTTGCTCATGTCTTGCCATGTGGGCATCTTTTACATAG aacatGTTACgaagaaatgttgaaaga AGGCTACAGATGTCCATTGTGTATGCACTCTGCTTTAGACATGAGTAGGTACTGGAGGCAGCTGGACGACGAGGTGGCCCAGACTCCTATGCCATCCGAATATCAGAACATGACTGTGGAT ATTCTCTGCAATGATTGCAATGGAAGATCTACAGTCCAGTTCCATATATTAGGCATGAAATGTAATATTTGTGAATCCTACAATACTGCTCAAGCTGGAGGTTGTAGAATTTCACTAGATCAGCAAAGACCAGCCTAA